A stretch of Hydractinia symbiolongicarpus strain clone_291-10 chromosome 9, HSymV2.1, whole genome shotgun sequence DNA encodes these proteins:
- the LOC130656485 gene encoding ras-related protein Rab-4B-like, protein MSETYDYLFKFLIIGSAGVGKSCILHQFMENKFKQDAHHTIGVEFGSKVVNIGGKSIKLQIWDTAGQERFRSVTRSYYRGAAGALLVYDITSRETYNTLTTWLTDARTLASPNIVIILLGNKKDLDADREVTFLEASRFAQENELIFLETSAVTGENVEEAFLKCSRTILSKIDAGELDPERMGSGIQYGNSALRKNAPQKPESQNCDC, encoded by the exons ATGAGTGAAACATATG atTACTTGTTCAAATTTTTAATCATTGGTAGTGCTGGTGTTGGTAAATCATGCATTCTTCATCAATTTATGGAAAACAAAT TCAAACAAGATGCCCATCATACTATTGGTGTTGAATTTGGTTCAAAAGTTGTAAATATTGGTGGCAAATCTATAAAGTTACAGATCTGGGACACAGCTGGGCAAGAAAGATTTCG CTCTGTTACTCGAAGTTATTACAGAGGTGCTGCTGGTGCTCTCCTGGTGTATGACATCACAAG tCGTGAAACATACAATACCCTCACCACATGGTTGACTGATGCCCGAACCTTAGCGAGTCCTAACATTGTTATCATATTGCTtggaaacaaaaaagatttgGATGCTGATAGGGAGGTGACGTTTTTGGAAGCCAGCAGATTTGCACAAGAAAATG AACTTATATTTCTTGAAACAAGCGCAGTGACAGGTGAAAATGTTGAAGAGGCCTTCCTAAAATGTTCTCGAACGATTCTCTCCAAAATCGACGCTG GCGAACTCGACCCTGAAAGAATGGGATCTGGTATTCAATACGGAAACTCTGCACTGCGAAAAAATGCACCACAGAAACCAGAAAGCCAAAATTGTGATTGTTAA